The following are encoded together in the Daucus carota subsp. sativus chromosome 5, DH1 v3.0, whole genome shotgun sequence genome:
- the LOC108222685 gene encoding G-type lectin S-receptor-like serine/threonine-protein kinase At4g27290 produces METFSVLLFCSTLFSTYMFSASIDTIRLHESIKDGDTIASPRGEFELGFFSLGSSRDRYLGIWYRKISYGTVVWVANRETPLRNAFGVVRVDGNGIKLLSTSESEQVVWSSNTSRLVKNPTAQLLDTGNLIIRDEDGMAGGDFIWQSFDYPGNTLLPGMKFGFDLVTGIDRYFTSWKSLEDPSAGSYTNRLDHAGYPQLLLWRGSVVWSRTGPWVGCQFSGNPNNYPNGIYTDNFVFNDKERYYKFDLVNKSTSAIVRFLLHPNGVSNVLLWNAQNENWMVLVTLQVSDCDRYGLCGTNGICNINNSPRCECLRGFAPRFPDKWKTLDWSNGCVRKKSLACVTGEGFVKHSGVKLPDTRYSWYTMKMSLEECQKLCLKNCSCTAYAKADIRKGGSGCFLWFNGLIDIRGYTEDGQDIYIRMAASELEATRGTREERQIWIIAVSAVLFVLLAAVSVFILKKRKLKTREKLKFISESVALTKIEHEELDLPLISFEIIEKATYTFSDNNKLGEGGFGPVYKGLLDNGQEIAVKRLSKNSGQGLEEFKNEVSCIAKLQHRNLVALLGCCVENGERILIYEYMPHKSLDFFIFGEEKAKMDWPKRYDIIVGIAKGLLYLHQDSKLRVIHRDLKASNILLDHEMNPKISDFGLARSFEGSITGANTSRVVGTYGYMSPEYAIDGLFSIKSDVYSFGVLLIEIVTGTKNRLFSHPDHSLNLIGHAWMKYKEDALMGLVDEVILETSNQYEVFRVVQIGLLCVQEDPIERPVMSQVVLMLSSKMKLPHPKQPGFFMERKFGVGLGKHLCSSSTLSSSNHLSITTDLPR; encoded by the exons ATGGAAACATTTAGTGTTCTTTTGTTTTGCTCCACCTTATTCTCTACCTACATGTTTTCTGCATCAATTGACACCATTAGACTACATGAGTCCATTAAAGATGGTGACACCATTGCATCCCCTCGTGGAGAATTTGAACTTGGATTTTTCAGCCTGGGGAGTTCCAGGGATCGGTATTTAGGTATCTGGTACAGGAAAATATCATATGGAACAGTTGTATGGGTAGCTAACAGGGAAACTCCGCTTAGGAATGCTTTCGGTGTGGTAAGAGTTGATGGCAATGGAATAAAATTGCTGAGTACTAGTGAAAGTGAACAAGTTGTTTGGTCATCGAATACGTCTAGATTGGTGAAGAATCCTACTGCACAGCTACTGGATACCGGGAATTTGATCATAAGAGATGAGGATGGCATGGCTGGAGGAGATTTCATATGGCAGAGTTTTGATTATCCAGGAAATACTTTGCTGCCAGGCATGAAATTTGGTTTCGATTTGGTGACTGGCATAGACAG GTACTTCACATCATGGAAAAGTCTTGAAGATCCATCTGCAGGTAGTTATACTAACCGGCTTGATCATGCTGGTTATCCGCAGTTACTTCTGTGGCGAGGTTCAGTGGTTTGGTCCAGGACTGGACCATGGGTTGGTTGTCAGTTCAGTGGGAATCCTAATAACTATCCAAATGGAATTTATACAGACAACTTTGTGTTCAATGACAAGGAGAGGTATTATAAGTTTGATCTCGTGAATAAAAGTACTTCTGCCATTGTGAGGTTTTTGCTGCATCCTAATGGAGTCTCCAACGTTTTGTTGTGGAATGCTCAGAATGAAAATTGGATGGTTTTGGTCACTCTACAGGTCAGTGATTGTGATCGTTATGGTTTGTGTGGCACGAATGGTATCTGTAACATTAACAATTCACCGAGATGTGAGTGTTTAAGAGGATTTGCTCCTCGGTTCCCAGACAAGTGGAAGACACTGGACTGGTCTAATGGTTGTGTCCGCAAAAAGTCATTAGCTTGTGTGACTGGAGAAGGTTTTGTGAAACACTCAGGCGTGAAGTTGCCTGACACAAGATATTCATGGTATACCATGAAAATGAGCCTTGAGGAATGCCAGAAGTTGTGCTTAAAGAACTGCTCATGTACAGCATACGCGAAGGCTGATATCAGAAAAGGCGGAAGTGGATGCTTCTTATGGTTTAATGGCCTGATTGATATCAGAGGCTACACTGAAGATGGGCAAGATATCTACATAAGAATGGCGGCATCTGAATTAG AGGCAACACGGGGAACCAGAGAAGAGAGGCAAATATGGATCATCGCGGTTTCTGCAGTACTATTTGTACTGCTTGCTGCAGTATCCGTGTTCATACTAAAGAAGAGAAAGCTGAAGACTAGAG AAAAGTTGAAATTCATTTCAGAAAGTGTTGCCCTAACCAAGATTGAGCACGAGGAGTTGGACTTGCCACTGATCAGCTTTGAGATTATTGAAAAGGCGACATATACATTCTCCGACAACAATAAGCTTGGAGAGGGCGGCTTCGGACCTGTCTACAAG GGATTGTTGGATAACGGACAAGAGATAGCTGTGAAGAGGCTTTCGAAGAATTCAGGACAGGGATTGGAGGAATTTAAGAACGAAGTTTCGTGCATAGCAAAACTCCAGCACAGAAATCTTGTGGCACTTCTTGGCTGCTGCGTCGAAAACGGGGAAAGAATTCTGATCTATGAGTACATGCCTCACAAAAGCTTAGATTTCTTCATCTTCG GCGAAGAAAAGGCGAAAATGGACTGGCCAAAACGATATGACATAATAGTAGGCATTGCTAAAGGACTTCTTTACCTTCATCAGGATTCAAAACTACGGGTTATTCATAGAGATCTCAAAGCCAGCAATATATTACTTGATCACGAGATGAATCCGAAAATTTCAGACTTTGGCCTTGCCAGAAGTTTCGAAGGAAGCATAACCGGAGCAAACACATCAAGGGTCGTTGGGACATA TGGTTACATGTCTCCTGAGTATGCTATTGACGGGCTATTCTCGATTAAATCTGATGTTTATAGTTTCGGTGTTTTACTCATAGAGATAGTGACAGGAACAAAAAACAGACTGTTTAGTCATCCTGATCACAGCTTAAACCTTATCGGACAT GCATGGATGAAATACAAAGAAGACGCGCTTATGGGACTAGTTGATGAGGTGATATTGGAAACAAGCAACCAGTACGAAGTGTTTCGAGTTGTTCAAATAGGATTATTGTGCGTTCAAGAAGATCCGATAGAGAGGCCAGTTATGTCGCAGGTGGTGCTAATGTTGAGCTCTAAAATGAAACTACCTCACCCTAAGCAACCTGGTTTTTTCATGGAGAGAAAATTTGGTGTGGGCTTGGGCAAACATTTATGCAGCAGCTCGACGTTGTCTTCATCAAACCACTTGAGCATCACCACAGACTTGCCAAGATAG
- the LOC108222687 gene encoding nuclear transcription factor Y subunit B-8, protein MEVSKGVILCRASDKCQKEKRKTINGDDLLWAMATLGFEDYIDPLKAYLARYRELEGDTKGSARGGEGSAKKDPIGSQLSSQQYAHQGMGYVNSQV, encoded by the exons ATGGAAGTGAGTAAAGGTGTTATACTGTGTAGGGCAAGTGATAAGTGTCAGAAAGAAAAGAGGAAGACCATCAACGGGGATGATTTGCTTTGGGCAATGGCCACTCTAGGTTTTGAAGACTACATCGATCCCCTCAAGGCTTACCTAGCTCGTTACAGAGAG CTGGAG GGTGATACTAAGGGATCTGCTAGGGGAGGGGAGGGATCTGCTAAGAAAGATCCAATTGGCTCTCAGCTTTCAAGTCAGCAG TATGCTCATCAAGGCATGGGCTACGTGAATTCCCAAGTTTAA
- the LOC135152702 gene encoding uncharacterized protein LOC135152702, with protein sequence MSANDSFAAALRNLGGVHTLPKPQPKDKSAKKKRGAKRGESGSSRQETDGTGHSSATPDPEVPVEDQELGVDAVEVESPVHEPKKKKKKTDSSQKQVIDMTGEDPGKSAMEVVDLGIELEGGSRPAPRFGKYPVKKVIGLMSELPSDQDWEMMEDQGLVENFKEIGDLWGQLGGRLAGFNTHALANLKKERDFSIANHAKAVKLEKDLDIERSAREALESSLATRVKEAEVRKEAELGQRVKDAEARAAGAEKKVTGLEQEVAGLKQELETRKAPAEVIADFQKSKVYEDALAKAAAAEVMRCWTVAEKHIKTDPGANAQSFIDLYIAVKNRINAGGAEPEPYAVPGQDVDSDSSTESEPVDEEIPVQDPLADDHPVQDSPPA encoded by the exons ATGTCTGCGAACGATTCTTTTGCTGCTGCTCTGCGAAATTTGGGAGGAGTTCATACCCTGCCAAAGCCACAGCCGAAGGATAAGTCGGCAAAGAAGAAAAGGGGCGCCAAGAGGGGGGAATCCGGGTCTTCCCGCCAGGAGACAGATGGGACCGGGCATTCAAGTGCTACTCCGGACCCGGAGGTCCCAGTTGAAGATCAGGAGCTGGGAGTTGATGCTGTGGAGGTGGAGAGCCCGGTCCACGAgccgaagaaaaagaagaagaagactgATTCTTCCCAGAAACAAGTGATTGATATGACGGGGGAGGATCCGGGAAAGTCTGCGATGGAAGTGGTGGACCTGGGGATCGAACTCGAGGGTGGTTCCCGCCCAGCGCCCAGGTTTGGAAAATATCCGGTCAAGAAAGTGATTGGATTAATGTCTGAGCTCCCCTCTGACCAGGATTGGGAGATGATGGAAGATCAGGGTTTGGTCGAGAATTTTAAGGAGATCGGGGACCTGTGGGGTCAG CTCGGTGGTCGCTTGGCCGGGTTCAACACCCATGCTTTGGCTAACTTGAAGAAGGAGAGAGATTTCTCTATCGCTAATCATGCCAAAGCAGTGAAGTTGGAGAAGGATCTTGATATAGAGAGGTCAGCCCGGGAAGCGTTGGAATCGAGTTTGGCTACCAGAGTCAAGGAGGCTGAAGTTCGTAAGGAAGCTGAGCTCGGGCAGAGAGTCAAAGATGCTGAGGCCCGGGCTGCGGGCGCGGAGAAGAAGGTTACCGGGTTGGAGCAGGAGGTGGCTGGCTTGAAGCAGGAGTTGGAGACCCGGAAAGCGCCTGCGGAGGTCATCGCCGACTTTCAAAAGTCGAAGGTTTATGAGGATGCCCTGGCCAAGGCCGCAGCTGCTGAAGTCATGCGCTGCTGGACTGTGGCTGAGAAGCATATCAAAACTGACCCGGGTGCTAATGCTCAAAGCTTCATTGACTTATACATTGCTGTGAAGAACAGAATCAATGCAGGTGGGGCGGAGCCCGAGCCTTATGCTGTCCCGGGTCAGGATGTGGACTCGGATTCTTCGACTGAATCCGAACCGGTGGATGAAGAGATTCCTGTTCAAGATCCTCTTGCCGATGATCATCCCGTCCAAGACTCTCCTCCTGCTTAG